A window of Paenibacillus sp. 19GGS1-52 contains these coding sequences:
- a CDS encoding A24 family peptidase — protein sequence MTIFISIYITLLGVILGSFYNVVALRVPVGESLLHPPSHCPNCNTRLKARDLLPVISYLLSAGKCRYCGTKVSPLYPLGEAATGLLFLWVYLQFGLTVNGFLGLLLVSLAVIVTVADLKYMLIPNKVLLFFLPLLLILVLFFLEGPLWQHLLGGAIGGAVILPFALLGGMGVGDVKLFALLGLVIGFPNVILAFLLACLLGSVVGGILILLGIVQRKQPVPFGPWLALGTLIAYGYGSHLIGLYLSFIG from the coding sequence ATGACAATCTTCATCTCTATTTACATCACGCTACTCGGTGTAATTCTCGGTTCCTTCTATAACGTGGTGGCGCTGCGGGTGCCGGTAGGGGAATCACTGCTGCATCCACCGTCACATTGTCCGAACTGCAACACACGATTGAAGGCGCGCGACTTATTGCCGGTGATTAGCTATCTGCTGTCCGCAGGCAAGTGCCGCTATTGTGGCACCAAGGTGTCACCATTATATCCGCTGGGAGAAGCTGCGACAGGTTTGCTCTTTTTGTGGGTGTATTTGCAATTTGGTCTGACCGTGAATGGGTTCCTTGGGTTACTGCTTGTTAGTCTGGCGGTTATCGTGACGGTTGCTGATTTGAAGTATATGCTGATTCCGAATAAGGTTTTGTTGTTTTTTTTGCCACTGCTGCTTATTCTGGTTCTGTTCTTTCTAGAGGGTCCGTTATGGCAGCATTTACTTGGTGGAGCTATTGGGGGCGCGGTTATTTTACCCTTTGCACTGCTGGGCGGTATGGGTGTTGGGGATGTGAAGCTGTTTGCACTGTTGGGTCTGGTTATCGGCTTTCCTAATGTTATTCTGGCATTTTTGCTGGCTTGTCTGCTGGGAAGTGTTGTTGGTGGAATACTCATCCTGCTCGGAATTGTACAACGTAAACAGCCTGTTCCGTTTGGCCCGTGGCTGGCATTAGGCACGCTGATAGCTTACGGTTACGGTTCACATCTTATCGGCTTGTATCTCTCGTTCATCGGTTAG
- the pilM gene encoding pilus assembly protein PilM, which yields MLGLGSRTAGLAIEQTGIHYISLNNKSWEVRKKKFLPLPPGMIVENQVADNQALLDWIKQWVKKEGLRGSRVSLSIPPSQVIIRKMSIASIIDKQVEQLVKLEVETGLYLPFENPVYDYVTTEVDENESHLLVFAAPRQWIQDYVDVLENAGLKVNNVEVSATALARSIAMGHGEDFTETLLIQLEQSLLDIYMFHEGNPVFIRTINLYDLNQGSPVVGNDNLGNVDYMAEAAATMTLEEHPEEHLSPEQMVEITAEISRMLNFYQYSLHDGSTRIKNVLITGSPQVRKQLNDELVKSLTDIEIIPISLDQLSDSAVPDPELNHYRVAAGAALRSESTKAIDLLPKEDREALLFPYVAMALVGIWLLASIGTGIYYAANKGEISNGKEQIQGLQDRTTLMQVELAKLTNGGTGQLDRNAVIEELLKHKTDAVSILDELLKGLPKGAVFRDIMYTQGASVALTVNVVTMEDASSYLKQLHGMSFVKGASIQKLTEEGIAVGNGSSVEMTSTIMYSAIYQLDLSAVQQQDNAVAASQGEVDSNGTDQ from the coding sequence ATGCTTGGATTAGGCTCCAGAACGGCTGGTCTTGCCATTGAGCAAACCGGTATCCACTATATTAGTTTAAATAATAAATCCTGGGAAGTACGCAAGAAAAAGTTCCTTCCCTTGCCACCAGGTATGATCGTCGAAAACCAGGTTGCAGACAACCAGGCGCTTTTGGATTGGATCAAGCAGTGGGTAAAAAAGGAAGGCCTACGCGGTTCGCGGGTATCCCTATCCATTCCTCCCTCACAGGTCATTATTCGTAAGATGAGTATTGCTAGCATTATCGACAAGCAAGTAGAGCAACTCGTCAAGCTGGAAGTGGAGACAGGTCTATATCTGCCTTTTGAGAACCCTGTGTACGACTATGTTACAACTGAAGTAGATGAGAATGAGAGCCACCTGCTCGTGTTCGCCGCACCGCGCCAATGGATTCAGGACTATGTAGATGTGCTGGAGAATGCAGGGCTGAAGGTAAATAATGTTGAAGTATCTGCAACGGCATTAGCTCGAAGTATCGCAATGGGACATGGCGAGGATTTTACCGAAACGCTGCTTATTCAACTGGAGCAGTCTCTGCTGGATATTTACATGTTTCACGAGGGGAATCCCGTATTTATTCGGACGATTAACCTATATGATTTGAATCAGGGCAGTCCTGTCGTCGGGAATGACAATCTGGGTAACGTGGATTACATGGCTGAGGCAGCTGCCACAATGACCTTAGAAGAACATCCTGAAGAACATCTCTCACCTGAGCAGATGGTGGAGATTACAGCCGAAATCTCACGCATGCTAAACTTTTATCAATACAGTCTGCACGACGGATCAACACGGATTAAAAATGTGCTGATCACTGGCTCGCCGCAAGTGCGTAAACAGCTGAATGATGAGTTAGTGAAGTCACTGACTGATATAGAAATTATCCCAATCAGCCTGGATCAGCTTTCTGATTCCGCCGTACCTGATCCGGAGTTAAATCATTATCGTGTAGCGGCAGGGGCTGCCTTAAGAAGCGAAAGCACCAAGGCTATTGATCTTCTTCCAAAAGAAGACCGGGAGGCCTTGCTGTTTCCTTATGTAGCTATGGCTCTTGTTGGAATCTGGCTGCTGGCAAGCATTGGGACAGGCATTTATTATGCTGCCAATAAGGGTGAAATTTCGAATGGGAAAGAACAAATTCAAGGGCTGCAGGATCGTACGACTCTGATGCAGGTAGAACTAGCGAAGCTCACGAATGGCGGGACCGGGCAATTGGATCGGAACGCTGTTATCGAAGAGCTGTTGAAGCACAAGACGGATGCGGTCTCGATACTCGATGAACTGTTAAAGGGGCTGCCAAAGGGCGCCGTATTCCGCGATATCATGTATACGCAAGGAGCTTCTGTAGCTCTAACCGTTAATGTTGTAACGATGGAGGACGCCTCAAGCTATCTGAAGCAACTTCACGGCATGTCTTTTGTTAAGGGGGCTTCTATCCAGAAGTTGACTGAGGAAGGTATTGCAGTAGGTAACGGTAGCTCTGTAGAAATGACCTCTACAATCATGTATTCGGCCATTTATCAATTAGATTTGTCAGCAGTGCAGCAGCAGGATAATGCTGTGGCTGCAAGTCAAGGGGAGGTGGACAGCAATGGAACAGATCAATAA
- the pilO gene encoding type 4a pilus biogenesis protein PilO: protein MEQINKYRSHIVLGVLIMFLLLFAFFMLSIQPANKQISTQQAELERLNQETAIFQNKINELKSNSNSGNSEQDKLLAALPKGDDSEGLILNLSTISSSAQVRLTDISFITDELNPFQDTTGSTEVLYPTVKQMKMAAAVQGTYTSIRKWMSELQDIPRIVNIDSFSFQEPYDQPETGSPESILTANITFTAYFETTAAAQQ from the coding sequence ATGGAACAGATCAATAAGTATCGTTCACACATCGTACTTGGAGTGCTCATAATGTTCCTGCTGCTCTTCGCTTTCTTCATGCTTAGTATACAGCCGGCGAATAAACAAATATCCACACAGCAAGCAGAGCTTGAGCGTCTTAATCAGGAAACTGCGATCTTCCAGAACAAAATTAATGAATTAAAAAGTAATAGTAATTCCGGTAATTCAGAGCAAGATAAACTTCTTGCAGCACTTCCGAAAGGCGATGACAGTGAAGGACTCATTCTTAATTTAAGCACAATAAGTTCGTCTGCACAGGTGCGATTAACGGATATTAGCTTTATAACGGATGAGCTCAACCCGTTTCAGGATACGACAGGTTCCACCGAAGTGCTATATCCTACAGTCAAACAGATGAAAATGGCTGCGGCAGTGCAGGGTACTTATACGAGCATTCGCAAATGGATGAGCGAACTGCAGGATATACCCCGTATCGTCAATATAGATTCATTCAGTTTCCAAGAGCCGTATGATCAGCCGGAAACGGGAAGTCCTGAAAGCATCCTAACCGCTAACATCACCTTCACAGCCTATTTTGAAACGACAGCAGCAGCTCAGCAATAG
- a CDS encoding IseA DL-endopeptidase inhibitor family protein translates to MNKKIMIGSLALSLGLVSAGSGAMAASAPLVNPTVIKTVAVSVPGKEGPATINNLTVKSIIPLVVHAKALYIYSNHGGNAYNPETFQYNGAEYRYLSSDIGTKQKLMNYIKRGYTSNAAAFYVQTQYLERNGRMAQVNVDLGNSLAYEKATAKMVSKNATAAVFELTVPHQGGQGASELVTVKLKKVSGFWRIDVSPDTLL, encoded by the coding sequence ATGAATAAAAAGATAATGATAGGTTCTTTAGCACTTTCACTGGGTTTGGTATCTGCAGGGAGTGGAGCGATGGCCGCTTCAGCACCACTGGTAAACCCTACCGTGATAAAGACTGTAGCTGTATCCGTTCCAGGCAAGGAAGGTCCAGCCACCATTAATAATTTGACGGTGAAGAGTATTATTCCACTCGTAGTCCATGCAAAAGCGTTATATATTTATTCTAATCATGGTGGAAATGCATACAACCCAGAGACTTTTCAATATAACGGTGCAGAATACCGCTATCTGTCGAGTGACATTGGCACGAAGCAGAAGTTGATGAATTACATAAAACGGGGCTATACCTCCAATGCGGCAGCCTTTTATGTGCAAACACAGTATTTGGAGCGGAACGGGAGAATGGCGCAAGTCAATGTGGATTTAGGGAATTCTTTGGCCTATGAGAAGGCAACCGCAAAAATGGTCTCGAAGAATGCAACAGCAGCTGTGTTTGAGCTGACAGTTCCACATCAGGGAGGCCAAGGAGCAAGCGAGTTGGTTACGGTGAAGCTGAAGAAGGTTAGTGGGTTCTGGAGAATCGATGTGTCTCCGGATACCCTTTTATAA